The uncultured Eubacteriales bacterium region CGCAACTAACCAGTAGCGCCCCACGGGGCAGATAACGAGACGTGGCGCTAGAAAACTTTCTTCGCATCCTCGGCCATGGCGACAAGGGCCTCATAGGACTCAGGGGAATGCTTTTGGGCTTTAATCTGGTCCTGCACATATCCGGGCAACTCGTTGAAATAAGCTTCTGCCTTGCGGTCGTGCTGAAAGAGCACGTACATATCACTATAGGTCAGATCCATAATAAATCACCTCGCGGGTAGTTTGCCCGCAAAGAAGAAAAACAAACGGAGCGTGTACACGAAAAGCCGCGCGGCCTCCCTGATCAGGAGGTAAAAATGGAATTGACACACTTATCACTTTTTAGCGGCATCGGCGGCCTTGACATTGCCGCCGAGATGGCGGGATTTGAGACCGTCGGTCAATGCGAGTGGGCGGACTACCCCACAAAAGTGCTGGAAAAGCACTGGCCCGGGCTGCCACGATGGCGGGACATCCGCACACTGACAGGAGAGAGCTTTTATGAGCGAACAGGTTTACGAACAGTTGACGTTATTTCCGGAGGGTTCCCCTGCCAGCCGTTTTCTCTCGCCGGGCAGCGAAGAGGCACGGAGGATGACCGCTACCTCTGGCCAGAAATGCTCCGAGTTGTGTCGGAACTCCGGCCCACTTGGGTTATTGGTGAGAATGTTGCTGGGCTCGTCTCAATGGTCCAGCCCGGCGCGGCTGCTAGAGTGGAAAGCCGAATCATTAACCGCCAGCCGGACGAGGACTTTTATGAGGCGGTACTATCACGACAAGAGGACTTCTTGCTCTTCAACCTCA contains the following coding sequences:
- a CDS encoding conserved hypothetical protein (Evidence 4 : Homologs of previously reported genes of unknown function), yielding MDLTYSDMYVLFQHDRKAEAYFNELPGYVQDQIKAQKHSPESYEALVAMAEDAKKVF